In the Nitrospirales bacterium LBB_01 genome, one interval contains:
- a CDS encoding ABC transporter ATP-binding protein, with protein MPLCELKMIEKKYHVGEMTVEALRGITLTIEKGDFTAITGVSGSGKTTLLNIIGCLDVPTAGSYKLNGTDVSLYDDDALSAIRNKLIGFVFQHFYLLPYITAIENVLLPVLYTETPVDNQRERAHDALTKVGLADRSDFKPGQLSGGQQQRVAIARALINDPSLIICDEPTGQLDSKTASEVMQTLVDLNAAGKTILVVTHDAAVAKIAKKAYSIRDGLICEG; from the coding sequence ATGCCCCTTTGTGAGTTAAAAATGATTGAGAAAAAATATCACGTTGGGGAGATGACTGTGGAGGCTCTGAGGGGTATCACTCTGACAATAGAAAAGGGGGATTTTACAGCTATAACTGGTGTTTCGGGCTCTGGGAAAACCACGCTTTTAAATATAATCGGCTGTCTTGACGTTCCTACCGCAGGCAGTTATAAGCTTAACGGCACCGATGTTTCTCTCTACGATGACGATGCTCTTTCTGCCATACGGAATAAGTTAATAGGCTTTGTGTTCCAGCATTTTTATCTGCTGCCCTATATAACAGCAATAGAAAACGTGCTGTTACCGGTGCTCTATACTGAAACACCTGTGGATAATCAAAGAGAACGAGCACATGATGCGCTTACCAAAGTGGGACTTGCCGACAGGTCAGACTTTAAACCCGGGCAGCTCTCCGGCGGTCAGCAGCAGCGGGTTGCTATAGCCCGTGCACTTATAAATGACCCATCCCTCATAATATGCGATGAGCCTACAGGTCAGCTTGACTCTAAGACCGCCTCCGAGGTCATGCAAACCCTTGTTGACTTAAACGCCGCTGGTAAAACAATTCTGGTTGTAACTCACGATGCCGCTGTGGCTAAAATCGCTAAAAAAGCCTACAGCATACGAGACGGTCTTATCTGTGAGGGATGA
- the acpS gene encoding holo-[acyl-carrier-protein] synthase, protein MVLHQGIDIVNIPKFTEFCVRHAAAMDDIFTANEIASSKEYRRSADRLAGRFAAKEACLKALGIGFTGSSAFGVLKQVEIKNKPSGKPEITLHGFVMSVCKRKNINGFNVSISHSGDYAVSMVTLTEE, encoded by the coding sequence ATGGTGCTGCATCAGGGCATAGATATTGTAAACATTCCAAAGTTTACGGAGTTTTGCGTTAGACATGCCGCTGCTATGGATGATATTTTTACAGCTAATGAAATTGCCTCCTCAAAGGAATACAGAAGGTCTGCTGACAGACTTGCCGGACGGTTTGCAGCTAAAGAGGCGTGTTTGAAAGCGCTTGGAATAGGGTTTACGGGCAGTTCCGCATTCGGTGTTTTAAAGCAGGTTGAGATAAAAAACAAACCCTCTGGGAAACCGGAAATCACTCTGCATGGGTTTGTAATGAGCGTTTGTAAAAGAAAGAACATTAACGGTTTTAACGTATCCATTAGCCATAGCGGCGATTATGCCGTCTCTATGGTTACGTTAACAGAGGAATGA
- a CDS encoding potassium transporter TrkA, with the protein MEKNIIHHFYEKFLLGLIPLILISVIGTIGYWYIGNKSYSFLDCFYMTFSTIATIGFGEIIDMSDKPHGRLFTIFVAFAGIGTMSYLLSNFTAFIIEGDLKEAFWIRKMENKIKKLTDHYIICGSEGNGLYIAGELTETKRPSVLIDIDIKKIEKVLETCPDQLYLQGDATDNNVLLHAGVERARGLFAAAGDDNVDLVICLSARQLNPALRIVARCRQLKNITKMEKAGADVVVSTHHIGGMRMSSEMFRPAVVSFLDEMLRDKSKNLRIEEFTLPENFTPKKLSDINFKNYPNLLLLAVKNKTSWTYNPNKEDFIVNPSDIFIFMTTPQQRIDLRDELKDL; encoded by the coding sequence TTGGAAAAAAATATAATCCATCATTTTTATGAAAAATTCTTACTGGGTTTAATACCGCTGATACTTATTTCTGTAATCGGCACTATAGGGTACTGGTATATAGGAAATAAAAGCTATTCATTTTTAGATTGTTTTTATATGACGTTTTCAACCATAGCCACAATCGGTTTTGGAGAGATAATAGATATGTCCGATAAGCCGCACGGCAGACTGTTTACGATTTTTGTGGCTTTTGCAGGGATTGGAACAATGAGCTATTTACTTTCAAACTTTACAGCCTTTATCATAGAGGGAGACCTGAAGGAGGCATTCTGGATACGTAAAATGGAAAACAAGATAAAAAAGCTGACAGATCACTATATCATATGCGGCTCAGAGGGTAACGGCCTTTATATTGCCGGTGAATTAACTGAAACCAAAAGACCGTCGGTTTTGATAGACATAGATATTAAAAAAATAGAGAAAGTGCTGGAGACTTGCCCTGATCAGCTCTACTTGCAGGGGGATGCCACAGACAATAACGTGCTGCTTCATGCCGGTGTAGAACGCGCAAGGGGACTGTTTGCCGCAGCCGGAGACGATAATGTTGACCTTGTGATATGTCTTAGTGCCAGACAATTAAACCCAGCTCTGAGAATAGTAGCCCGCTGTCGTCAGTTAAAAAACATCACTAAAATGGAAAAAGCAGGCGCTGACGTAGTCGTTTCCACTCACCACATAGGCGGCATGAGGATGTCCTCTGAGATGTTCAGACCTGCCGTTGTCTCATTTCTTGATGAAATGCTCAGGGATAAATCTAAAAACCTCCGCATTGAAGAATTCACGCTGCCGGAGAATTTTACGCCTAAAAAGTTATCCGATATTAATTTCAAAAACTATCCCAATCTCCTGCTCCTTGCAGTAAAAAACAAAACCTCATGGACTTATAATCCCAACAAAGAGGATTTTATTGTAAATCCCTCGGATATTTTTATTTTTATGACCACACCGCAACAAAGAATTGACCTCCGAGATGAACTGAAAGATTTATAA
- a CDS encoding beta-hydroxyacyl-ACP dehydratase, with protein MMRFLLIDRIVEVSPGKSIKGIKNVAMSEDFLEFHFPKNPVMPGVMLIESLVQLAGWLTCVTSEFKEWFLPEQIEKAKFYSFALAGDQVELEVTLTNKDDDGKLTFSAMGNVAGKKKVIAVFSGVTIGLDQLETPADIEHMYKVLKRDFQL; from the coding sequence ATGATGCGATTTTTATTGATTGACAGAATTGTTGAAGTAAGCCCCGGTAAATCAATTAAAGGCATTAAAAATGTTGCAATGTCAGAGGATTTTTTGGAGTTTCATTTCCCTAAAAACCCTGTGATGCCCGGCGTTATGCTTATTGAATCGCTTGTTCAGCTGGCAGGCTGGTTAACTTGTGTAACGTCAGAGTTTAAAGAGTGGTTTTTACCGGAGCAGATAGAAAAGGCAAAGTTTTATAGTTTTGCCCTTGCCGGTGACCAAGTAGAACTTGAGGTAACACTGACAAACAAGGATGACGATGGGAAATTGACTTTCTCTGCAATGGGAAATGTTGCAGGAAAAAAGAAAGTGATTGCCGTGTTTTCCGGAGTCACTATTGGATTAGACCAGCTTGAAACTCCCGCCGATATAGAACACATGTATAAGGTTCTAAAAAGAGATTTTCAACTTTGA
- a CDS encoding glucose 1-dehydrogenase encodes MKTDLSGKAALVTGGARGIGREICKALKEAGAFVIINYAKSADAAITLKDELSPMADIIKADVSNYAEVTAMFKEIAKAHKGPDILVNNAGIIKDTLLMAMEPADWDKVLDVNLKGTFYCTKFASEVMMGKHSGAIINISSVSAIKCSRGQTNYAASKGGVISFTKACAVELAPKGITVNAILPGMIETDMSVRVRKRAGEQILNTIPMGRFGAPSDVAGIVTFLASAAASYITGQIIAVDGGMSVS; translated from the coding sequence ATGAAAACTGATTTAAGTGGAAAAGCTGCTCTTGTAACGGGTGGCGCTAGAGGAATAGGACGGGAGATTTGCAAGGCTTTGAAAGAAGCCGGAGCGTTTGTCATCATTAACTACGCAAAATCCGCCGATGCCGCCATAACTCTTAAAGATGAGCTTTCACCGATGGCTGATATAATTAAGGCAGACGTCTCAAACTATGCCGAGGTCACCGCCATGTTCAAAGAGATTGCTAAAGCCCACAAAGGCCCCGATATTTTGGTTAACAACGCAGGGATTATTAAAGATACCTTGCTTATGGCAATGGAGCCTGCTGACTGGGATAAGGTGCTGGATGTAAACCTTAAGGGCACATTTTACTGCACAAAGTTTGCCTCAGAAGTAATGATGGGAAAGCACAGCGGGGCAATCATAAATATATCAAGCGTATCGGCAATAAAATGCTCACGCGGGCAGACTAATTATGCGGCATCTAAGGGCGGTGTTATATCGTTTACAAAAGCATGTGCCGTGGAACTTGCGCCTAAGGGGATAACAGTAAATGCAATCTTACCCGGCATGATTGAAACCGATATGAGTGTCAGAGTAAGAAAGCGGGCTGGCGAGCAGATACTTAATACAATTCCTATGGGCAGATTCGGTGCACCCTCCGATGTTGCAGGAATTGTAACATTCTTAGCTTCAGCCGCTGCCTCATACATAACCGGACAGATAATAGCCGTTGACGGCGGCATGAGTGTGTCATAA
- a CDS encoding trypsin-like peptidase domain-containing protein yields the protein MTALLTALLLLQAAYAGAISVSPSRLVTAPAKKVDPYIQTLNFDMQRLPSETLTISIPTDKVNKLKSESSISTKQYQVSTHIEIPEAGKSMFTPYMRQLQTTGGLSSKRAAIYAKDAVFIRPHFKSIPANTKVFIYGTDGQSSARGPMADNSSKDKVDGFWGPPVAGEVLFIEVVGDGADTSELIIDKISYGFINPLSTGTNSSELSCNVDVNCSSSTAANYKNAVALIYFEKSDGGYLCSGAMIADTAASNTNWFLTANHCISTDTVANTLVAYFGYRTSSCNGSAPSISNASYVEGSDYIAGISASSGTDFTLLKLHESPPSGTYYLGWTTNDIGETVDGIHYPKGSYERISEGSVYSTSISWSGINNAGFVTINFTSGIVENGSSGSPLMLKSSGKIVGQLYGSDTSNSCSSSTRLAIYGRFAHSYNYYGLSTYLNSSSANNAGSSVTYNIPFLNTNSNVVTYCWVSNTLTETATATFSVMSSNSSSSPSQTANSTNIFIAGKKTAMLTFDGQSIISGSNSVDLSGDISGSGISYGLKMLLTTIGTNATCESIGMSCFQGTTSPRRNLKGYTCNDNKNHYDF from the coding sequence TTGACAGCGCTTTTAACAGCGCTTCTTTTATTACAGGCGGCGTATGCCGGGGCTATAAGTGTCTCACCAAGCAGGCTGGTTACCGCACCTGCTAAAAAAGTTGACCCTTACATTCAAACGCTTAATTTTGATATGCAAAGACTGCCCTCTGAAACGTTAACAATATCCATTCCAACAGATAAGGTGAATAAACTGAAATCCGAATCCTCTATTAGCACTAAACAGTACCAGGTTTCCACCCATATTGAGATACCTGAAGCCGGCAAGTCCATGTTTACGCCATACATGAGACAATTACAAACAACTGGCGGTCTAAGCTCTAAACGAGCAGCCATATATGCTAAGGATGCTGTGTTTATCAGGCCGCACTTTAAGAGCATTCCGGCAAATACCAAAGTTTTTATCTATGGCACAGATGGACAGTCCTCAGCCCGAGGGCCGATGGCAGACAACAGCTCCAAAGACAAGGTGGATGGCTTTTGGGGGCCTCCGGTAGCTGGAGAGGTTCTGTTCATAGAGGTAGTGGGGGATGGAGCTGACACATCAGAGCTCATTATTGATAAAATAAGTTATGGTTTTATTAATCCTCTAAGTACGGGTACAAACTCATCGGAGCTGTCGTGTAATGTTGACGTAAATTGCTCATCTTCAACGGCTGCCAATTATAAAAACGCAGTGGCTTTGATTTACTTTGAAAAAAGCGACGGGGGCTACCTTTGCTCAGGGGCTATGATAGCCGACACGGCAGCCTCCAACACAAACTGGTTTCTCACAGCCAACCACTGTATTTCTACCGACACAGTGGCCAACACTCTTGTTGCCTATTTTGGTTACAGAACCAGCTCGTGTAACGGTTCAGCACCAAGTATTTCAAACGCATCTTATGTTGAAGGCTCTGATTATATTGCAGGTATATCTGCCTCTTCTGGCACTGACTTTACGCTCCTTAAGCTTCATGAGAGCCCCCCCTCAGGCACATATTATCTTGGCTGGACCACTAACGATATTGGTGAAACAGTGGATGGTATTCATTATCCAAAGGGCAGTTATGAAAGAATTTCTGAAGGCTCTGTTTACTCAACTTCTATTTCGTGGAGCGGTATAAATAATGCGGGTTTCGTAACAATAAATTTCACCTCAGGGATAGTTGAAAATGGGTCATCAGGCTCACCTCTTATGCTAAAGTCATCCGGTAAAATTGTCGGTCAATTGTACGGCAGTGATACCTCTAACTCCTGCAGCAGCTCTACCAGACTTGCTATTTACGGCAGGTTTGCACATTCATACAATTATTATGGGCTTTCCACATATCTTAACTCATCCTCAGCAAATAATGCCGGATCCTCGGTTACGTATAACATACCTTTTTTAAATACAAATTCCAATGTAGTCACTTACTGTTGGGTCTCAAACACTCTGACGGAAACAGCTACTGCGACATTTTCTGTTATGTCAAGCAACTCCTCCTCATCGCCGTCTCAAACTGCTAATTCAACAAACATTTTTATAGCTGGCAAAAAAACAGCAATGCTGACTTTCGACGGTCAGAGCATTATATCAGGTTCAAATTCAGTTGATTTATCCGGTGATATAAGCGGTAGTGGTATATCTTATGGCCTTAAAATGCTCTTAACAACAATTGGCACTAATGCTACATGTGAATCAATAGGGATGTCTTGTTTTCAGGGCACTACCAGCCCCAGACGAAACCTTAAAGGATATACCTGTAATGACAACAAAAACCATTACGATTTTTAA
- the phaC gene encoding class III poly(R)-hydroxyalkanoic acid synthase subunit PhaC: protein MKAPFLTFDQKNMNKELFDLGQKMIKGAETIMGIENIDVGVSPKELVFQQDKMKLYHYTRKDKPSCGVPVLIVYALVNKEYMLDLQPDRSIVKNLLDRGLDLYIIDWGYPTKADRYIGLDDYINVYMSDAVDFIRETSNNDKINLMGICQGGTFSTMFSAIYPEKVKNLITLVTPIDFSIKKGLLFNWSKNINPDALIDAYGVVPGDFLNSGFVMLMPITLNVGKYIGMLDVVGEKEKLLNFLRMEKWIFDSPDQAGECLRQFIKDMYQGNKLAAGGLKIGDKDVNLKKITMPLLNIYASGDHIVPPAATKPLNDLVSSTDKELYEFKGGHIGVFVGAKSQKELAPAISEWLHKRADGKPHKKTAK, encoded by the coding sequence ATGAAGGCGCCTTTTTTGACATTTGACCAAAAAAACATGAATAAAGAACTATTTGATCTCGGACAGAAAATGATTAAAGGGGCCGAGACAATAATGGGCATTGAGAATATAGACGTAGGGGTATCGCCAAAAGAGCTTGTTTTCCAACAGGACAAGATGAAACTATACCACTATACAAGAAAAGACAAGCCCAGTTGCGGTGTCCCGGTACTTATCGTGTACGCACTGGTCAACAAGGAATACATGCTTGACTTGCAGCCAGACAGAAGCATTGTAAAGAACTTGCTTGACCGTGGTCTTGACCTCTATATTATAGACTGGGGCTATCCAACCAAAGCGGACAGATATATCGGCCTTGACGACTACATAAATGTCTATATGAGCGATGCTGTTGATTTTATCAGAGAAACGTCAAATAACGATAAGATTAACCTGATGGGTATCTGTCAGGGCGGCACATTTTCAACGATGTTTTCGGCCATATATCCAGAAAAGGTTAAAAATCTGATTACACTTGTGACGCCGATAGATTTCTCCATAAAGAAGGGACTACTGTTTAACTGGTCAAAGAACATAAACCCGGACGCCTTAATTGATGCGTATGGTGTGGTGCCGGGAGATTTCCTTAATTCAGGATTTGTAATGCTCATGCCAATTACACTAAACGTTGGTAAATACATTGGAATGCTGGACGTTGTGGGAGAAAAAGAGAAACTCCTTAATTTCCTGCGCATGGAAAAGTGGATATTTGACAGCCCGGACCAGGCCGGAGAGTGCCTCAGACAGTTTATTAAGGACATGTATCAGGGCAACAAGCTTGCTGCTGGCGGCTTAAAGATAGGCGACAAGGACGTTAACCTTAAAAAGATAACGATGCCTCTTTTAAACATCTACGCAAGCGGCGACCACATTGTGCCTCCAGCTGCCACAAAACCGCTTAATGACCTCGTAAGCAGCACTGACAAGGAGCTGTATGAGTTTAAGGGCGGTCATATTGGAGTGTTTGTCGGAGCTAAATCCCAGAAAGAATTAGCCCCTGCCATTTCCGAATGGCTGCATAAAAGAGCAGACGGTAAGCCTCACAAAAAAACAGCTAAGTAG
- a CDS encoding type II toxin-antitoxin system HicB family antitoxin, with protein MIHKMTMIYWKTDKFWLGKILEYPDIMTQGETIAELEENMKDAYRLMVLEDIPADFKIKEIAV; from the coding sequence ATGATACACAAAATGACTATGATTTATTGGAAAACAGATAAATTCTGGCTGGGTAAAATTTTAGAGTATCCCGATATAATGACGCAAGGAGAGACTATAGCTGAGTTAGAAGAAAATATGAAAGACGCATACCGCTTAATGGTACTGGAGGATATCCCCGCTGATTTCAAGATAAAAGAAATTGCAGTTTGA
- the fumC gene encoding class II fumarate hydratase, which produces MAAKRTETDTMGGIEVDADRYWGAQTERSLRFFSIGTEKMPVEVIRAFGVLKKAAALANSDLEQLSASKAELIAKAADEIIEGKLDSHFPLSVWQTGSGTQTNMNVNEVIANRSIESAGGTMGTKTPVHPNDDVNKSQSSNDAFPTAMHIAAATSLMRGLMPSVSALRDGLKTKSDEFANIIKIGRTHLQDAVPLTLGQEFSGYVAQLNFCITEIENVIPHMYELAIGGTAVGTGLNAHPEFAERASAYISELTGFPFKPAQNKFAALSSHEPILSVSGALKTLSAALMKIANDIRWLSSGPRSGIGELTLPANEPGSSIMPGKVNPTQCEALTMVCAQVMGNDVTIAFAGSQGNFELNVYKPVIIYNLLQSINLLTDSCRSFNENLVSGIKANEDTIATHVRNSLMLVTALNPVVGYDNAAKIAKYAHENGTTLKEASVKLGLLTEEEFDRHVNPAKMISNSV; this is translated from the coding sequence ATGGCGGCTAAACGCACGGAAACAGACACTATGGGAGGGATTGAGGTTGATGCTGACAGATATTGGGGAGCTCAAACCGAGCGCTCTCTGAGGTTTTTTTCTATTGGGACAGAAAAAATGCCTGTAGAAGTCATCCGTGCTTTTGGAGTATTGAAAAAAGCGGCAGCCCTTGCCAATAGCGACCTTGAACAGCTTTCCGCCTCTAAGGCAGAGCTGATTGCTAAAGCTGCCGATGAGATTATAGAGGGCAAACTTGACAGCCATTTTCCGCTCTCCGTCTGGCAGACAGGAAGCGGCACTCAGACCAACATGAATGTTAACGAGGTGATAGCAAACAGGTCTATAGAGTCAGCTGGCGGCACTATGGGCACAAAAACCCCTGTGCATCCCAACGATGACGTCAATAAATCACAATCCTCTAACGATGCGTTTCCAACAGCTATGCACATAGCGGCAGCCACCAGTTTGATGAGGGGGCTGATGCCTTCAGTCAGCGCGCTGAGAGATGGCTTAAAAACGAAATCCGATGAGTTTGCAAACATCATAAAAATCGGACGCACTCATCTGCAAGACGCCGTACCGCTTACTTTGGGGCAGGAATTTTCAGGGTATGTTGCACAGCTCAATTTCTGCATAACTGAGATAGAAAACGTTATCCCTCACATGTATGAATTAGCCATAGGCGGCACTGCTGTGGGAACCGGCCTCAATGCGCATCCTGAGTTTGCAGAGCGTGCCTCAGCGTATATTTCTGAGCTAACGGGTTTCCCATTTAAGCCGGCGCAAAACAAATTTGCCGCTTTAAGCTCACACGAGCCGATACTGTCGGTCTCCGGTGCGCTTAAGACACTGAGCGCAGCACTAATGAAAATTGCAAACGATATCAGATGGCTTTCATCAGGGCCTCGTTCTGGGATTGGTGAGCTGACCTTGCCAGCTAACGAACCAGGCTCCTCCATTATGCCCGGCAAGGTAAACCCTACTCAGTGTGAGGCGCTTACGATGGTCTGCGCTCAAGTGATGGGAAACGATGTAACCATAGCATTTGCCGGCTCTCAGGGCAATTTTGAACTAAACGTCTATAAACCGGTGATTATCTATAATTTGTTACAGAGCATCAATCTGCTTACTGATTCCTGCCGGTCTTTTAACGAAAACCTTGTCAGCGGCATAAAAGCCAATGAAGACACTATTGCAACACATGTGAGAAATTCTCTTATGCTTGTAACGGCGCTAAATCCAGTTGTGGGGTACGATAATGCCGCAAAAATCGCTAAATATGCCCATGAAAATGGAACTACTCTCAAAGAAGCAAGCGTTAAACTTGGGCTTCTAACCGAGGAGGAATTTGACAGGCATGTAAACCCGGCGAAGATGATTTCTAACTCAGTTTGA
- a CDS encoding beta-ketoacyl-[acyl-carrier-protein] synthase family protein: protein MKTHGKRRVVVTGLGLATALGLEVARSWEKVLSGVSGVHKLTLKGAENSPVQAVAAVSETDLSRIEAEFHDDIDRAGEKRTLFALWAAKRALEDACLVPFSDKRWRFGTVLAAGAPVNRLEDIYCHVNADKKFDYEGYLQLTKEIHQESMLKNNSSRAAALIAKKFNLNGVNATVTTACASATQAIGTAYGMIKRGEQDVIATGGADSMINPIGLVFFVLLGAASVTTDKPELACRPFDKKRSGLVMGEGAGIVILEELQHALNRGAKIYCEVAGYGSSMDAFQVTAPQPDGSGAEASMRAALTDSGLRVDSIDYINAHGTSTKLNDTAETTAIKRVFGEHAKDICISSSKSMIGHLLAASGGPEFIFTVLSTHHNEIHPTINLTNPDPKCDLDYVPNVKRIKTVRAALSNSFGFGGQNASIIVKKYADSLL, encoded by the coding sequence GTGAAAACTCACGGAAAAAGACGCGTTGTGGTGACAGGGCTAGGGCTTGCTACTGCTTTGGGGCTTGAAGTCGCCAGGAGTTGGGAAAAGGTTCTAAGCGGCGTCTCAGGAGTTCATAAACTCACTCTAAAGGGCGCTGAAAATTCGCCGGTTCAGGCTGTTGCAGCTGTTTCGGAAACTGATTTAAGCCGCATTGAGGCTGAGTTTCATGACGACATTGACAGAGCAGGAGAGAAACGGACTCTGTTTGCACTATGGGCAGCTAAGCGGGCGCTTGAGGATGCTTGCCTTGTGCCATTTTCCGATAAAAGGTGGCGATTTGGAACGGTACTTGCCGCAGGCGCTCCGGTAAATAGACTTGAGGATATTTATTGTCATGTCAATGCCGATAAAAAGTTTGATTATGAAGGCTATTTACAGCTCACAAAAGAGATTCATCAAGAGTCAATGCTAAAAAACAACTCAAGCCGTGCAGCAGCTCTTATAGCTAAGAAATTTAACTTAAATGGCGTAAATGCCACAGTTACAACCGCTTGTGCCTCGGCTACTCAAGCCATTGGCACAGCGTACGGTATGATTAAACGCGGAGAGCAGGATGTTATAGCAACGGGCGGCGCAGATTCCATGATAAACCCAATTGGGCTTGTGTTTTTTGTGCTATTGGGGGCAGCATCTGTAACCACTGACAAGCCAGAGCTTGCGTGCCGGCCCTTTGATAAGAAACGCTCAGGACTGGTTATGGGAGAAGGCGCAGGAATTGTCATTCTTGAAGAGCTTCAACATGCTCTAAATCGTGGTGCTAAAATCTACTGCGAGGTAGCCGGATATGGCTCCTCTATGGATGCCTTTCAGGTAACTGCTCCACAGCCTGATGGCTCAGGCGCTGAGGCCTCCATGCGCGCGGCACTGACAGATTCCGGCTTAAGAGTTGATTCCATTGACTATATAAACGCTCACGGCACCAGCACAAAGCTTAACGACACCGCTGAAACCACTGCCATAAAAAGAGTCTTTGGTGAGCACGCTAAAGACATTTGCATTAGTTCAAGTAAGTCTATGATAGGACACCTTCTTGCCGCCTCAGGGGGCCCCGAGTTTATATTTACTGTCTTAAGCACTCATCATAACGAAATTCATCCCACCATAAATCTTACAAACCCCGACCCAAAGTGCGACCTTGATTATGTGCCCAATGTTAAACGTATAAAAACAGTGAGGGCAGCACTATCAAATTCCTTTGGCTTTGGCGGGCAAAACGCCTCCATCATTGTAAAGAAGTATGCGGATAGTTTACTATAA